The stretch of DNA AAACTCTAATCCTCGGAGAGATCGTTCCGACGGAGCCCATTTGAGCCCGTATACTCGACATGCCGTCGTGTAGTCGAAGGGGGCGACAGGACGTCGCCCCAAGCCGAGGGGGCACAGGACGTGCCCTCCGAGGCGGTTCGTACGAAACAGGCAGGTCGAATATACGATTGGGCGAAACAGGGCGTAGGCGGAACGATCTCTCCGAGGGGACTCGAAAGTGAGTTTTTAGAGGTTCCCTAAAAATAATGAGGAGGTCCGATTCGGACCTCCTCATTATTTTTAGACGTCTTTTTTCCAGCTTCCGAAACCCTGTCCTAAGACCTCCGTAGCCTCTGCCAGCCTCAAAAACGCCTTAGGATCGGTCTTCTGAAGGTGCTGCTTGAGGAGCATCGCCTGTCTTGCCGTGAGAAGGGTCATAAACACGTCTCTATGGGTGTCCGAATAACCCCCTCGGGCGGAGAAGATGGTTACCCCTCGGCCAAGTTCGTGGGTTATAAAGTGTTTTGTCTCCTCCGGGTTATTGCATATCACCAGGGCTTCCTTTTTGATTCCGAATGACCTCATCGCTCCACCCATGACGGTGGTGTTTATGTAGGAAAGGACCACGCCGTAGACGACGTTCTCGAAGCTGACGGCGAAGAAGAACAGCGCCAGCACCGCAAAGTTGGCTATCATGGTGAACTGGCTGATCTCCATCCCCGTCTTTCTCCTTACCGCCATAGAGATTATGTCGGTTCCCCCTAGAGATCCTCCTGCGGCGAATATCATGGCGTAGGGAGCTCCCTGTAGAAGACCGGCGACCACTATCAGCAGAAATCGGTCCTCTATGACAGGAACGGGCAATGTGTGCTTCGCCACCGACAGAAAGAGGGTGAACACCACCGTTCCGTAGATGCTCCAGAGGGTGAATCTCCTGGGGAGGACTTTCCAGCCGTAGGTGAAGAGCAGTGCGTTAAGTCCCCAGATTGTCACAGACAGA from Dethiosulfovibrio salsuginis encodes:
- a CDS encoding YitT family protein, which codes for MKHPLSLRSIAAKIRWFIKEEGHSLVNITLGAIVFAIAIQLFVIPAQLPGTGVNGLALLFNYMWEVPLSVTIWGLNALLFTYGWKVLPRRFTLWSIYGTVVFTLFLSVAKHTLPVPVIEDRFLLIVVAGLLQGAPYAMIFAAGGSLGGTDIISMAVRRKTGMEISQFTMIANFAVLALFFFAVSFENVVYGVVLSYINTTVMGGAMRSFGIKKEALVICNNPEETKHFITHELGRGVTIFSARGGYSDTHRDVFMTLLTARQAMLLKQHLQKTDPKAFLRLAEATEVLGQGFGSWKKDV